In Triticum aestivum cultivar Chinese Spring chromosome 5B, IWGSC CS RefSeq v2.1, whole genome shotgun sequence, the following proteins share a genomic window:
- the LOC123110128 gene encoding mechanosensitive ion channel protein 2, chloroplastic — translation MAVGLTSQLFQGVTATNRFGQTNNFCGVRRIAGVEMRRSPPSTSFPSLAYGKDSLVHNSSGRNYMPMLYVPCRYRALRVRSFALPVALKEIPLVKSASSVLTRSCDTLLANPATALVVPAIGIIVFALWGFLPLVKDIRNRFDHGGNWKKSPTYLISSSYLQPLLLWTGATLICRGLDPVVLPSAASQAVKTRLLTFVRSLSTVLATAYIMTSLIQQVQKFLVDMRSPSDTRAMGLDFTMRAVYTGIWIAAVSLFMELLGFNTQKWITAGGFGTVLLTLAGREIFTNFLSSVMINATRPFVVSEWINAKIDGVEVSGIVEHVGLWSPTVIRGDDREAIYIPNHKFTMSILRNNTRRNHWRIKTYLAISHMDAGKIGIIVADMRKVLAKNHHIEQQKLHRRVFFEKIDPKTQALMIYISCFVKTSHFEEYLNVQEAVMLDLLTIVGHHRARLATQIRTVQKSYGNADIDNIPFGEDTYSPRVRGRPLLIDTSARISDDKKPPRPAVAREDQKAKVASVSAVETKSDAPDGSSLNNSEKQEEKKLVPDDAGLKKDHVKTPIPSPTTPWADPVASTTSKADEGKAQGSEGQGDGASVATPKKESSRPAFEDNIVLGVALEGSKRTLPIDEGMNPHLSLSEPEQDTGSSPKKKGQSYSLSGQDKAD, via the exons ATGGCGGTTGGACTAACATCCCAGCTGTTCCAAGGAGTCACTGCTACCAACAGATTCGGCCAAACCAACAATTTCTGTGGAGTACGACGAATAGCTGGTGTGGAGATGCGACGTTCTCCCCCATCCACTTCGTTTCCTTCACTTGCTTAT GGGAAAGATTCTTTGGTGCATAACTCGTCCGGGAGGAACTACATGCCCATGCTTTATGTGCCTTGTAGATATCGGGCCTTGCGTGTTAGATCTTTTGCCTTGCCAGTTGCTTTGAAGGAAATTCCTTTGGTCAAGAGTGCGTCATCAGTATTGACTAG GTCATGCGACACTTTACTTGCAAATCCAGCTACTGCACTCGTGGTACCTGCAATTGGAATAATTGTATTTGCTCTATGGGGCTTTTTGCCTCTAGTGAAGGACATCAGAAACCGTTTTGAT CATGGAGGTAACTGGAAAAAGAGCCCTACATACCTAATTTCTAGTTCCTACCTTCAACCTTTACTCCTTTGGACAGGAGCAACACTTATCTGCAG GGGTTTGGATCCAGTCGTGTTGCCTTCAGCAGCAAGCCAAGCTGTTAAAACACGCCTTTTGACTTTTGTGAGATCCTTATCGACCGTCCTGGCTACTGCATATATTATGACAAG CTTGATTCAGCAGGTACAGAAATTTCTAGTGGACATGCGAAGCCCCAGTGATACACGAGCT ATGGGGTTGGATTTTACCATGAGAGCTGTTTACACTGGTATCTGGATTGCTGCTGTTTCTCTCTTTATGGAGTTGCTGGGTTTCAATACCCAGAAGTGGATAACTGCTGGAGGTTTCGGGACAGTATTGCTTACGCTTGCTGGTCGTGAG ATTTTTACAAATTTCCTCTCAAGTGTTATGATCAATGCCACCCGCCCATTTGTAGTGAGTGAATGGATCAATGCAAAGATAGATGGTGTTGAGGTATCTGGTATTGTTGAG CATGTCGGCCTGTGGTCACCAACAGTCATTAGAGGCGATGACAGGGAAGCTATATACATCCCTAATCATAAATTCACAATGTCTATATTGAGGAATAACACTCGGAGAAACCATTGGCGTATTAAGACATATCTTGCTATAAGCCACATGGACGCTGGAAAAATTGGT ATAATTGTTGCAGACATGAGGAAAGTGTTGGCCAAGAATCATCATATAGAACAACAGAAGCTGCATAGGAGAgtattctttgaaaaaattgatcCAAAAACTCAAGCTCTTATG ATATACATATCCTGCTTTGTGAAGACATCGCATTTTGAAGAGTATCTAAATGTCCAG GAAGCTGTTATGTTGGATCTTCTTACGATAGTTGGGCACCACAGGGCAAGGCTTGCTACACAGATCCGAACAGTTCAGAAATCATATGGCAACGCAGACATTGACAACATTCCTTTTGGAGAGGATACATATAGTCCCCGTGTACGTGGCCGTCCCCTCCTGATCGATACTTCTGCAAGGATCAGTGACGACAAGAAACCTCCTCGACCAGCGGTAGCACGTGAAGATCAGAAAGCAAAGGTGGCAAGTGTATCAGCGGTAGAGACGAAGTCAGACGCACCTGATGGTTCTAGTTTAAACAACTCGGAGAAGCAGGAGGAGAAAAAATTGGTTCCAGACGATGCTGGGTTGAAGAAGGATCATGTGAAAACACCAATACCATCTCCCACAACTCCGTGGGCAGATCCTGTTGCGTCTACTACTTCCAAGGCCGATGAAGGGAAGGCTCAAGGATCCGAAGGACAAGGAGATGGTGCTTCAGTTGCTACGCCAAAGAAGGAATCTAGTAGACCTGCCTTTGAAGACAACATTGTCCTTGGTGTAGCTCTCGAGGGCTCGAAGCGGACACTCCCGATCGACGAAGGGATGAACCCTCATCTATCGCTATCGGAACCTGAGCAGGACACTGGTTCGTCGCCTAAGAAGAAGGGTCAAAGCTACTCACTTTCAGGCCAAGACAAGGCGGACTAG